In Oryza brachyantha chromosome 2, ObraRS2, whole genome shotgun sequence, a single window of DNA contains:
- the LOC102700966 gene encoding cytochrome P450 734A2, with protein sequence MEEVSAGGAGWMTWRAAAAGVALWVALHVAARLADALWWRPRRLEAHFAAQGVRGPPYRFLLGSVREMVALMVEASSKPMSPPTSHNALPRVLAFYHYWRKIYGHRFLIWFGPTPRLTVAEPELIKEIFLTRADAFDRYEAHPVVRQLEGDGLVSLHGDKWALHRRVLADAFYPDNLNRLIPHVGKSLAALAAKWGAMAEAGGSGEVEVDVAEWFQAVTEEAITRATFGRSYDDGRVVFAMQGQLMAFASEAFSKVLVPGYRFLPTKKNRLSWRLDREIRRSLTRLIGRRSNEAEEGEKADAGNFRDLLGLMINAASPAAAGNKHPTPAIPVEDMVEECKTFFFAGKQTTTNLLTWATVLLAMHPDWQDRARREVLDVCGADELPSKEHLPKLKTLGMIISETLRLYPPAVATIRRAKVDVRLSDGCMIPRDMELLIPIMAVHHDARYWGPDAAQFNPARFAGGASRAAKHPMAYIPFGLGSRMCVGQNLARLEAKLAMAVLLQRFHFRPSPNYVHAPTVLMLLYPQYGAPLIFRPLSPPPHPSDQTVSPAATYAVQ encoded by the exons ATGGAGGAGGtgtccgccggcggcgcggggtggATGACGTGgagggcggccgcggcgggcgtGGCGCTGTGGGTGGCGCTGCACGTGGCGGCGAGGCTGGCGGACGCGCTGtggtggcggccgcggcggctggAGGCGCACTTCGCGGCGCAGGGGGTGCGCGGGCCGCCGTACCGATTCCTGCTCGGCTCGGTGCGGGAGATGGTGGCGCTCATGGTGGAGGCCTCCTCCAAGCCCATGTCGCCTCCCACCTCCCACAACGCGCTCCCGCGGGTCCTCGCCTTCTACCACTACTGGCGCAAGATCTACG GGCATAGGTTCTTGATTTGGTTCGGGCCGACGCCGCGGCTGACGGTGGCGGAGCCGGAGCTGATCAAGGAGATCTTCCTGACGCGCGCCGACGCGTTCGACCGCTACGAGGCGCACCCCGTCGTGCGGCAGCTCGAGGGCGACGGCCTCGTCAGCCTCCACGGCGACAAGTGggcgctccaccgccgcgtcctcgccgacgccttcTACCCGGACAACCTGAAC AGGTTGATACCGCACGTCGGCAAGTCGttggcggcgctggcggcgaaGTGGGGCGCGATGGCGGAGGCCGGGGGGAgcggcgaggtggaggtggacgtGGCGGAGTGGTTCCAGGCGGTGACGGAGGAGGCCATCACGCGCGCCACCTTCGGCCGCAGCTacgacgacggccgcgtcGTGTTCGCCATGCAGGGCCAGCTCATGGCCTTCGCCTCCGAGGCCTTCAGCAAGGTCCTCGTCCCCGGCTACCG GTTCTTGCCGACCAAGAAGAACAGGCTGTCATGGAGGCTGGACAGGGAGATACGGCGGAGCCTGACGAGGCTCATCGGCCGGCGCAGCAACGAGGCCGAGGAGGGCGAGAAGGCCGACGCCGGCAACTTCCGCGACCTGCTCGGCCTTATGATCAatgccgcctccccggccgccgccggcaacaAGCACCCCACGCCGGCGATCCCCGTCGAGGACATGGTGGAGGAATGCAAGACCTTCTTCTTCGCCGGCAAGCAGACGACCACCAACCTCCTCACGTGGGCCACCGTGCTCCTCGCCATGCACCCGGACTGGCAGGACCGCGCCCGCCGCGAGGTGCTCGACGTctgcggcgccgacgagctccCCTCCAAGGAGCACCTCCCCAAGCTCAAAACT CTTGGAATGATCATCAGCGAGACGCTCCGGCTGTACCCGCCGGCGGTCGCCACCATCCGCCGCGCCAAGGTCGACGTCCGCCTCTCCGACGGCTGCATGATCCCGCGCGATATGGAGCTCCTCATCCCGATCATGGCCGTCCACCACGACGCCAGGTACTGGGGCCCCGACGCCGCGCAGTTCAACCCGGCGcggttcgccggcggcgcgtccAGGGCGGCGAAGCACCCCATGGCGTACATACCGTTCGGGCTAGGGTCCCGGATGTGCGTCGGCCAGAACCTGGCGCGCCTCGAGGCCAAGCTCGCCATGGCCGTCCTCCTCCAGCGCTTCCACTTCAGGCCTTCCCCGAACTACGTGCACGCGCCGACGGTGCTGATGCTCCTCTATCCGCAATACGGAGCGCCGTTGATCTTCCGTCcactctcgccgccgccgcatccatCCGACCAAACAGTATCACCCGCCGCTACATATGCAGTACAGTAG